Genomic window (Arachis hypogaea cultivar Tifrunner chromosome 13, arahy.Tifrunner.gnm2.J5K5, whole genome shotgun sequence):
GCCCTCTCACAACCAAACCCGGCACCACGAGAGTGGAGAAAGACCAAGGGAACATGTGGGAGACGGGGGTGCGAACAAGACACCAAAGCCATTTCCCCGAGTCGGGAAGTTCACTAATTACACTCCCCTCGCGACACCGATCAtggaagtttaccaacagatagcCGAGAAAGGAATATTGTCGAAACCCTGACGTCTGAAGGATCGAACAGGGTGAAACAAAAGCCTTTATTGCGAATATCACAAGGGATATgggcacaagacccaagactgtTTCGACCTGAAGGATGCACTAGAGCAAGCAATCAGGGACGGGAAGCTTGCTGAATTCTCCCACCTCATTAGAGAGCCGAGGAGATGGAATCGCGACGACGAGGGCGAGGACAGGTCCCGGGCGACAAGGTGACGCCAAGAACCGGAGGGAGACGACCACGGTCTCACGGTGGTGAACGTAGTAACGGCGAGGAATTCGGCCCCGAGGTCGAGATCGGTACAGAAGAAAGACGGCAAAGTCCTGGCAGTCTCCTCTTCATCTGCAAAAAGTTCCCAGAggctcccatccatctcctttgGCCCAGAAGACCAATGGTTTGACGAGGTCCTGGAGAgccccccatggtcatcacggccagaaTCGGAACCGGTCTCGTCAAACGAATCCTCGTGGATACAGGGGCggactcaaacatcatgttccgcaacgtATTTGATGCCCTGGGACTGCGTGACGCCGACCTAGCGACCCACCAACACGGTATGGTAGGGTTGGGCGACTACTTCATCAAGCCCGATGGGATTATCTCCCTCCCGACCTCCATGGGACAAGGACAGAGGCGAAGGACAGTAATGGCCGATTTCATAGTTTTGCGAGATTCcacagcctacaacatcatcctggggaggaaAACCATAAACGACCTTGGAGCAGCGATCAGTACGAAGATGCTCGTAATGAAGTTTGTTACTGATGACGGATACGTAGGATCCATTAGAGGAGACTTGGAAACGGCAGTCGCCTGCGACCACGCCAGCCTTTCCTTGAGGAAAAAATCCAAAGAAGCATCAGGGGTATTCCTTGCCGACCTGGATGCCAGAGTAGATGACAAGCCCAGGCTCGAGCCAGAGGGGGACCTGGAAAAATTCAGAGTTGGGGACGCGGAGGAGAAATTCACATTCATAAACAGAAATCTCCCCCATGAATTAAAAGAACCTTTGATGAAGATGATTAGAGCCAATGCTGACCTGTTTGCTTGGACGCCATCCGACATGCCAAGGATAGACCCCCAACTCATGTCACACAGCCTGGCCGTCAAGCCGGAAGCCCAACCAGTGGCCCAAAGGAGAAGGAAGATGTCACAGGAAagggcagaggaggtggccaggcagacggccGGCCTCCCCGAAGCAGGGTTCATCCGTGAACTAGACTACTCCACTTGGCTATCAAATGTGGTTTTGGTAAAAAAGCACAATGGGAGGTAGAGAATGTGTGTGGACTactccgacctcaacaaagcatgccccaaggaCTGCTATCCCCTTCCCAACATCGATGCACTCGTCGACGCAGTGGCggggtaccggtatctgagcttcatAGACGCATACTCTGGgtacaaccagataccgatgcaccgccCCGACGAGGataaaacggcgttcataacgccgggGGGGATCTATTGCTACAAggtgatgccatttggcctgAAAAACACTGGCGCCACGTACCAGAGGCTGAAGAACAAGATATTCAACGGGCTCATAGGCAAGACaatggaagtctacgtagacgacatccTCGCGAAAACCACACGGCTCGACGATCTCCTAAGCGACCTGGGGGGTGTATTTGCGTCCCTtcgacaacacggcatgaggcttaacCCGCTCAAATGCGCCTTTGCCATGGAGGCTGGAAAGTTCCTAgggttcatgataacccaaagagggGGTAGAAGCCAACCCTGAGAAATGTCAAGTGATtctccagatgaagagcccgggttgtATCAAAGATGTCCAGCGATTGGCAGGAAGGCTGACTGCGTTAACCCGCTTCCTCGGTGCATCGGCAGCAAAAGCCCTGCCCTTCTTCCATCTGATGAAAAAGGGGATAGCATTTGAATGGACTCTTGCATGCGAGGaagcattcaaccacttcaaagaAATCCTAGCAACACCTCCGGTGCTCGGGAAGCCTAAGGCCGGAGAACCACGCTACCTCTACCTAGCCGTAACGGAGGAAGCACTTGCAGCAGTGCTGGTACGAGAAGAAGGGAAGGCCCATCAACCAATCTACTTTTTAAGCAGGGCGCTACAAGGAGCAGAGTTGAGGTATAGCAAACTGGAGAAACTGGCGCTGGCACTCCTAACCTCCTCCTGAAGGCTGAGGCAGTACTTCCAGGGCCACCGTGTCGTCGTGAGAACGGACCAAGCAATTCGCCAAGTACTCCAAAAGCCTGATTTGGCAGGAAGGATGATGACTTGGGCCATCGAGCTCTCCTAATATGACTTGCAGTACGATCCCCGACATGCAATCAAGGTGCAGGCAATGGCGGATTTCCTGGTAGAGGTAACAGGCGATCACCCCGAGGAAAtgggcacacggtggaggctccatGTAGACagggcctccaaccaaacgtctGGGGGCGCCGGAGTCATCTTAGAGAGCCCGGCTGGGGTCATATACGAGCAATCGACCAAGTTCGAATTCCCCGTATCGAACAACCAAGTGGAATACGAAGCCCTCTTGGGTGGACTGACCTTAGCCCGGGAAGTCGGGGCGACAAGGCTGGAAGTGTGCAGCGACTCACAGGTCATCACCTCGCAAGTAAACGGAAGCTATCAAGCCAGAGACCCGTTGCTGTAAAGGTATTTGGAAAAGGTTAGAGAATTGACCAGGCAATTCCAGGAGGTCACGGTCCAACACGTTCCGAGAGagaggaacacacgggcagacctcctatcTAAACTAGCAAGCACAAAGCCAGGAGCGGGCAACCGGTCTCTCATCCAGGGCGTGGTAAAGGAGCCAACGGTTGTCCTCCATTTGGAAAAATCAAGCCCCTCCTGGTTAGACCCCATCACAAACTTCCTGGAACATGGCAAACTACCTGACGATGAGAAAGCAACCAAAACATTGAGGAGGGAGGTAGCCAAATATGCAATCATACAGGGACAACTGTTCAGAAAGAGACTCAGCCAACCCCTATTGAAGTGCTTGCATCCTGACCAGACGGACTACGTACTTAGAGAAGTCCATGAGGGATGCTGCGGCCACCACAttgggggcaaagccctagcaaggaagctcatccgagcgGGGTATTACTGGCCATCAATGATGAAAGACTCCAGGGAATTTGTTAGAAAATGTGTCAAGTGTCAAgagaacgccaacttccacagagCGCCGGCCTCCGAGCTGAGTCTACTGACGTCCTCTCGACCTTTCGCACAATGGGGGTCGACCTATTGGGACCCTTTCCAGTTGGCtccggacaagtcaaatacctcatagttgcCGTTGACTACTacacaaaatggatagaggctgaaCCACTGGCTAGTATATCGTCAGCCAACTGtagaaagttcatgtggaggcaggtgataacacgGTTCGGCATCCCGAAAATCGTCATCTCGGACAATGAAACGCAATTCGCCGACAAgaaattcacagaattcctcaccGGCTTGGGCATAAAACAGAAGTTCTCCTCGGTAGAGTACCCCCAGACAAATGGACAGGTAGAGTCCGCAAACAAAGTCATCTTGGTAGGCCTCAAGAAACGGCTAAACAGCaaaaaggggcatgggccgacgAACTCGCCTCCGTTCTATGGTCCTACCGCACAACCGAGCAAAGCTCCACAGGTGAAACCCCCTTTCGCCTAACATACGGGGTCGATGCAATGATACCAATGGAGATTGGCGAGCCGAGCCCGCGGTTACTTCTGAAAGGAGTAGAAGAGGTGGTTGAGAAGGACCTAGTGGATGAGGCCAGAGAAAGTGCTCATTTGTCGGAAGCAGCACTGAAACAAAGGATGGCGCTACGAtacaacaccaaagtgctcaGAATGGAGTTTGAAGAGAATGACCTCATCCTGCGACGCAACGACATTGGGCTACCAacaccaggagaaggaaagctggcgacAAATTGGGAAGGCCCTTACAGAATCAAAGAGGTGCTTGGCAAAGGTGCCTAAAAATTGGAGAGCCACGACGGCAAGGAAATCCCGAGAACATGGAATGCAGGTAACCTGAGAAGATTCTATTCATAGCTTGGGCACACCGGCCAAGCGGCCTGATGAGCTAGATAGATGTTCACTTTAATCAAATGTCAATTTCCAGTTATTTTCTTTTATCAAATgcctactgttcataccctgggtcgagatatccgacctgggatgattggcgacaaagcgactgacctcttcaggtcaggctgcccgacctcttcttaaagaggtcagccaaatcgacaggaaagcccaaaaagggcccaactcaaggaatacgacccaaatccaaaggccgcccaggcctatagagataagggcggttcccttgaagataagctgacctcaactaaaagataaagataagataagataagataaccaacttatcttatctaaaaaggtcactccacactactataaatacactggagcacccaggtataactcacactctgattctacataaaaacctgcttaatacccatgctaacttaagcatcggagtctcttgcaggtacccccaccctccggtgacgaaggatcagcagtgtagCCAGTCCTACaaatcggacacgacagctccggccgccacccaccagccagacacgtcatctccgaccagtacagaagatctcgtccgagatcgacctacagtttcaggtaaccctcggaacattggcgccgttgccggggaacctagaagtcatcccaacaAAATGGCGGACggtcatgacaacgaccacgattcagatctggaAAATAGATCACCGCACAAAAACGCAGACACTACACTAAAGGATACTCCGGAATCTAAcagggacaaaaactcatcaaatccaggggtaattagaagcacttcaagatcgcttaaagcaacttgaaaaagaaacccaacaacaacgagaggtcgggaaggatctacaaagagaggtacggcggcgtcgagaattggaagataaactgcggcaattagaagccgatctcaaatcaaaagctcctcggaccactcctaaggaaaattcacgcaaagaagaagatccattcaccagggaaatcatgaaaaccaaaattccaaaagacttcaaactcccggatatgattttgtacgatggcaccacagatcccaaccatcatctcagcaatttcagaagcagaatgtacctcaccaacgcctcagatgccgttcgctgcaaagcttttccaacaactctcacgaagacagcaatcagatggttcgacaacctacctccaaagtccatctcaaactttgacgacctggctAAAAAATTTCTAGCCATATTCTCCATCtaaaaagataaggccaagcacgcccctaGTTTACTGGGGATCAagtaaggagatcgggagagcctccgcaactacatggaaagattcaacaaaacgtgcatggacatacaaagcttgccaacaaaggccgccatcatgggactcatcaatggcctacgagaaggaccttttagccaatccatatcaaagaagtaccctacctccctagacgaagtgcaggagcgagcagaaaaatacatcaacatggaagaaaacgctcggttgggagagacctcaaaatccggggTCCCCTgccgagataaagacaaggaatccaaaaggaaagaagattgacaaggggagaaaatcaaaaaataccacaattacaccccctctCAGGGCATTCCTAGTCgacgtatacaaagaagtctgccatacggagaaaattcccccagctcggccacccaaaggcaaaagaggaggaggaaaccagAATGAATATTGCGAATATCATCGAGtgcgagggcactccaccaacgagtgcttcgatctAAAGatcatcatagaaaaattagtgagggaaggaaaactagatcggtttctagccacccgagatgatgaccaaagaaagagacgaagggacgaagatatcggacgaacggcgcgatcacctcgtacaccggaaagacacgtccacatgatacacggcgaaTTCGCAGGGggagaaatctccaaatcatcttgtaaaagatatctcaaagaagtatatcatgtcgaggaaAAGGAGGaggcacccgacatccctgcaatcacattcactaaagaggacgcatccggtatcatctcgggatacgacgaccccatggtcatcaccatcatactatCAAACTCCAATCTCCactgcacattaatagaccaagggagctccgccgacatcttgtttaaaactgccttcgacaagctcggcctagaGGTCAAGGAGCTTAGGGCATACCCGAACAATCTATTCGGAttgggagataccccggttcaaccaTTGGGAAAtgtatcactacatacaaccttcaaaaaagggaaccaatccaggacactcaaaatagactacattgtggtcgacgtgagttcagcctacaatgctctaataggtcggacaacactaaatcaactcggtgcaatagtctcgactccacatctatgcatgaaattcccaactacagaggggatagccacaataaaagcagatcaaaagatggcatgcCGCTGTTCTAATGAAattctaaacctcagaggcagaggagaagagtttcatacaattgagcttggcggagttcagagacgagaagaactccgtccgtagccagaaggtgagatagagaaggttcagattggagacatgataaaccactatttcatggtttatcttgtgctcaattgagtggattttatcaactctttacccacttattcatactatttgcatggttttacatttgctttcctaattatgtgctatgattgaaaacatgcttctttgatcttatatttgcttattattaatcctcttttattaccattagatgccttgatatgtgtgttaagtgctttcagagattatagggcaggaatggcttggaggatggaaaagaagcatgcaaaagtggaaggaatgcaataagttggagaaattgctaagctgtccagcctgacctctctgcactcaaacagctataactttagctacagaggtccaaatgacgcggtttcagttgcgttggaaatctaacatccggggcttcgatttgatatatagtatgttatagtttccctgacactaggcgatgcgaccgcgtgatccatgcggtcgcgtcgcagtgacggaaatcagcgtgtttgaattcttctccagcgaattctgggctgtttctgacccagtttgcagcccagaaaacacagattagaggctataaagtggggaaatgcatcatACATGagggctctcataattcacttctcatgatttagattagttttgagagaggttctctcctctctctcttaggatttaggacttctcttagttttaggagtgactctcaatcccaggttctttatttttatttaatttatgaactcttccatgttacatataattttcctaattaatattatttgaggtatttcaatttatgattgctgttattattgctttacatctaaaggcatttttattccagtagatttactttttcccttttggttttggttaagaaatcagtaactcaggagttatccaactcaacagcataattgttaattgttatcttgccaattgaagtgaacttcaataatcccaatcttttcttaggaaataaatagaattcgaagatcaaactaattagtcccttgactttcctttactttagtaaaggttgactaagtggaattaagattcaattttcattatcattgataaggataacttggtccggacttccaatttctcttaccttgccaagagtttagcttacagttatttatttattttacttgtcatttaaatatatctgtgaCCATTGCCTAAACTCAACAttcccccaaaacacactttttcataatcaataataagaacacctccctgcaattccttgagaagacgacccgaggtttaaatactcggttatcaattttaaaggggtttgttacttgtgacaaccaaaacgtttgtacgaagggatttctgtcggtttagagactatatctacaacgcgactgtttttatgaaattctttactggcaaaaatcctaacgtcaaaatggcgccgttgccggggaattgcaaacgtgtgccttattattggttattgtaaatatttgctttttacttgtttatttgtttttatttttgtttttatttttttgctttttcgtacattaagaggttatttgtttttatttagttattaaaaaaaaaattttttcaaaaatttgttcttagtgtaacatcttgatcttcaagctgttcttcacgttcatcttgaccttcaagctgttcttagttgttttcttcgttttgatctaaaaatttgaaatttggtgtcattttttttgtttttctctttcctcattaaattcaaaaatatttttaattaattttttcgaaaaaaaaattcagatttttatttttaaaatttttatcttattttatcttatttcaaatttcaaatttcaaaatttcaaaaattcaaatttcaaaaattcaaatttcaaaaattcaaatttcaaaatttaattttcaaattaaaaatttaaataaccttttaatttaaatttatttttattttttgtttttaatttttatttactactatgaactctcacctctttggctatgagtctagttacaattatgttgcaggaagaagaaattacaatgagaacaggcatcaaggttggaacaatcaaagatgggaggagccacaaggacttgatcaatcctcatggcagcaaccacctccaatggattatcaacaaccattctgtgatgcatatcaaggcaatggctatggtgagcgctcttttaattatcaacaaccaccaccatacgcctatgaaccccctcctcaacataactttggaccaccaaactcacaagcccctttccgccattcacctccatatgaccctaaccctcaaccaccataccaaccaccttatgagccatatgaaccatatatagaaccaccccaatcccAATCCAATCACttccaatcaccaccactttcttttgtagcatgtccaagtccagcaacccgagaagcagaggttcgcctagtggaaacagtaattaaatttcaggcaaccgttcaacaactggggcaagtattaattcaatgggcttctaggtgctcaaatatacaaggatcagccacacctccatgtggacagtctagtgaagagcgtggcatgaaggagatactagagtcactgacgcgtccgcgtcgtaggaGAATACTAGCCTCCCACGCGATTGCGTGCCCCACACGGCCACGtgccctgaaaatcgacgtaaaaagggtgcttggccgaaagttgtgctggagttgggctggactcgtgctggaagcccaaacctcccacgcgaacgcgtgccccacgcgtccacgtcatattgaagataaggccattcacgcgatcgcgtcacccacgtgaccgcgtcacccagatttttggcaaaaagagttttgaacagagagttgtgcgaccgcgaggctgcactcgcgccactagcacaaatcgagtcacgcgatcacgtgccccacgcgtccgcgtcgcctaaccttattgcgcaccacgcgaccgcgtcacccacgcgaccgcgtcgccagcgtcgcacaacctatccagattagtgccaatttt
Coding sequences:
- the LOC140177469 gene encoding uncharacterized protein, giving the protein MVITARIGTGLVKRILVDTGADSNIMFRNVFDALGLRDADLATHQHGMVGLGDYFIKPDGIISLPTSMGQGQRRRTVMADFIVLRDSTAYNIILGRKTINDLGAAISTKMLVMKFVTDDGYVGSIRGDLETAVACDHASLSLRKKSKEASGVFLADLDARVDDKPRLEPEGDLEKFRVGDAEEKFTFINRNLPHELKEPLMKMIRANADLFAWTPSDMPRIDPQLMSHSLAVKPEAQPVAQRRRKMSQERAEEVARQTAGLPEAGFIRELDYSTWLSNVVLVKKHNGR